One part of the Chthoniobacterales bacterium genome encodes these proteins:
- the hrpB gene encoding ATP-dependent helicase HrpB: protein MLPIYEISAAIAAAARRPKARLLVQAPTGSGKSTQIPQILHQSGLTQTGQIVLLQPRRLAARMLADRVAHEMGEKTGGLVGYQIRLENRTSAATKIRFVTEGILLRQMIHDPSLSGVQVVVFDEFHERHLYGDITLARALDLQDTTRPDLVIVVMSATLDTVKLEDYLAPCTVLTSEGRMHPVEIEYLDKPVGPEYPIWDLAADELDRLLGKTPGDALVFMPGAYEIQRTIEAIRRTSRGVLVLPLHGELPAADQDAAVSKHDVRKVVVSTNVAETSLTIDGITIVVDSGLARVAKFDPQRGINTLLVEKISRSSADQRAGRAGRTAPGRCLRLWTAHEHSLRAPQDLPEVKRLDLSEVVLTLKAGDVRNVHDFRWLEKPEAKGLQRAENLLVDLGAVDHEMITPLGRRMLAFPVHPRYARMFLMAQELGCVRGCALLAAMTQGRGILLRSQGRKMDDLRDDILGSEAESDFFLAIRAWRYAVKAGPDRSKQLGIHYATARQIQQLFDQFLRIAADEKLDITETPMNGEALAKCLLAGFSDQVARRMDSGTLQCELVHARRGVLARDSVVQKHPLLVIGEIREIEGRDKELNTLLTLATAIQEDWLREMFPADFSESTSVRFDPTQRRVIAETSRRFRDLTLEKPKASPPPPGEAARVLAEEVVAGRLVLENWDHTVEQWIIRLNRLAEWAPELALPALTLEDRTTLIEQLCLGAVGYKEIKEKSVWPTVKSWLSRVQLDWLDTHAPEKIELPGLAKPRAIKLVYAETGPPTLAARIQDLFGVERDLTICMGRVPVLIQVLAPNHRPVQVTQSLTTFWKESYPLLKQQLQRKYPRHEWR, encoded by the coding sequence ATGCTGCCCATTTACGAAATCTCCGCCGCCATCGCCGCTGCTGCCCGGCGGCCCAAGGCGCGCTTGCTCGTGCAGGCTCCGACAGGCTCGGGAAAATCGACCCAGATTCCGCAGATTCTGCACCAGTCGGGTCTCACTCAAACCGGTCAGATCGTGCTCCTGCAACCGCGCCGTCTCGCCGCCCGGATGCTGGCGGATCGTGTCGCGCACGAGATGGGCGAAAAAACCGGCGGGCTGGTGGGTTATCAAATCCGGCTGGAAAATCGCACGTCCGCCGCGACGAAGATCCGTTTCGTGACGGAGGGGATTCTTCTGCGGCAAATGATCCATGATCCGAGTTTGAGCGGAGTGCAGGTGGTGGTTTTCGACGAATTTCACGAGCGCCATCTTTACGGCGACATCACGCTGGCGCGCGCGCTCGATTTGCAGGACACGACGCGGCCCGACCTCGTCATCGTCGTGATGTCGGCGACTTTGGACACAGTTAAGTTAGAGGATTATCTGGCTCCCTGCACCGTGCTAACATCGGAGGGTAGAATGCATCCGGTGGAGATCGAATACCTCGACAAACCGGTCGGCCCCGAATACCCGATCTGGGATCTGGCCGCCGATGAGCTGGATCGATTGTTAGGAAAAACACCGGGCGATGCGCTCGTTTTCATGCCCGGTGCTTACGAGATTCAGCGCACGATCGAGGCGATCCGGCGGACGAGCCGGGGAGTGTTAGTCTTGCCGCTGCATGGCGAGCTGCCCGCGGCGGATCAGGACGCGGCGGTGAGCAAGCACGATGTTAGGAAAGTCGTCGTCTCTACTAACGTCGCGGAGACTTCCCTAACCATCGACGGCATCACCATCGTGGTGGATTCGGGTCTGGCTCGTGTCGCGAAATTCGATCCGCAGCGTGGGATCAACACGTTGTTAGTCGAAAAAATTTCCCGCTCCTCCGCCGACCAGCGCGCCGGTCGTGCTGGTCGCACCGCCCCCGGACGCTGCCTGCGTTTGTGGACGGCGCACGAGCACTCGCTGCGCGCGCCGCAAGATTTGCCAGAGGTGAAAAGGCTTGATCTCAGCGAGGTCGTTCTAACACTCAAGGCGGGCGATGTTAGAAATGTCCACGACTTCCGCTGGCTGGAAAAACCCGAGGCGAAAGGGTTGCAGCGCGCGGAGAATTTGCTGGTCGATCTCGGCGCGGTGGACCACGAAATGATCACGCCACTCGGCCGCCGGATGCTGGCGTTTCCGGTGCATCCGCGTTACGCCCGGATGTTTTTGATGGCGCAGGAACTCGGCTGTGTGCGCGGTTGCGCGTTGTTAGCAGCAATGACGCAGGGCAGGGGAATCTTGCTGCGCAGCCAGGGCCGCAAGATGGATGATTTGCGCGATGACATTCTCGGCTCTGAGGCGGAGTCGGATTTCTTTCTAGCCATTCGCGCCTGGCGTTACGCGGTGAAGGCAGGGCCGGATCGCAGCAAGCAGCTCGGCATTCATTACGCGACTGCGCGTCAGATTCAGCAACTCTTCGATCAGTTTCTGCGCATCGCAGCGGATGAGAAGTTAGATATTACTGAAACTCCGATGAACGGCGAGGCACTGGCGAAATGTTTGTTAGCAGGCTTCTCCGATCAAGTCGCGCGGCGGATGGATAGCGGCACACTCCAGTGCGAACTGGTTCACGCGCGTCGCGGAGTACTAGCACGAGACAGCGTGGTGCAAAAACATCCGTTGTTAGTCATCGGCGAAATTCGCGAAATCGAAGGCCGCGACAAGGAGTTGAACACGCTCCTAACCTTGGCGACGGCAATTCAGGAAGACTGGTTGCGCGAGATGTTTCCTGCGGATTTTTCAGAATCGACTTCGGTTCGATTCGACCCTACTCAACGCCGCGTGATCGCCGAGACGAGCCGCCGTTTTCGCGATCTCACCTTGGAAAAACCCAAGGCCAGTCCACCGCCTCCGGGTGAGGCTGCGCGGGTGCTGGCCGAGGAAGTCGTCGCTGGCCGGCTCGTGCTGGAAAACTGGGATCACACCGTCGAGCAATGGATCATTCGCCTGAATCGCCTTGCCGAATGGGCTCCGGAATTGGCTTTGCCGGCGCTGACTTTGGAAGATCGCACGACGTTGATCGAGCAACTCTGCCTCGGCGCGGTGGGTTACAAGGAGATCAAGGAAAAGTCGGTTTGGCCGACGGTGAAAAGCTGGCTGAGTCGAGTTCAACTCGACTGGCTCGACACCCACGCGCCGGAAAAAATTGAGCTACCGGGTCTGGCCAAGCCACGTGCGATCAAGCTGGTGTATGCAGAAACAGGGCCGCCGACTTTGGCAGCGCGCATCCAGGATTTGTTTGGTGTGGAGCGCGATCTAACCATTTGCATGGGACGCGTTCCGGTGTTGATCCAGGTGTTGGCTCCGAACCATCGACCGGTGCAGGTGACACAGAGCCTGACGACGTTTTGGAAGGAAAGTTATCCTCTGCTGAAGCAGCAGTTGCAGCGGAAATATCCACGTCACGAATGGCGCTAG
- a CDS encoding aminotransferase class I/II-fold pyridoxal phosphate-dependent enzyme: MSISSHIADHVRDIPKSGIRDFFELVQSMKDVISLGVGEPDFVTPWHIREAAIFALEKGRTTYTSNLGLPKLRQAVSKWTSERFGVEYSPITEVLISVGASEAIDLALRALLNPGDEVIYHEPCYVSYSPSIALAYGVPVAVSTKPEDNFSLTAASLAEKITPRSKVLMLNFPTNPTGATQTREELVKIAALCEQHNLVVITDEIYSELTFDGAQHHSIVSLPGMRERTIFIHGCSKSFAMTGFRIGYACAPAALIEAMMKVHQYAIMCASIIAQEAAIEALENGAASVKMMRDQYELRRNFIVSRCHDLGLPCHSPKGSFYIFPRIDHLGISSKDFSLGLLQTQNVAVVPGPAFGPSGEGFVRCCFATNLDQIKIAMDRMETFIGTLQTGGQVAA, encoded by the coding sequence ATGTCCATTTCCTCACATATCGCCGACCACGTCCGCGACATTCCGAAGTCCGGCATCCGTGACTTCTTCGAGTTAGTGCAATCCATGAAAGACGTCATCTCGCTGGGAGTCGGCGAGCCGGATTTCGTCACGCCCTGGCACATCCGCGAGGCCGCCATTTTTGCCTTGGAAAAAGGCCGCACGACTTACACATCGAATCTCGGGTTGCCCAAGCTACGCCAGGCCGTCAGCAAATGGACCTCCGAGCGGTTCGGAGTCGAATACAGCCCGATCACCGAGGTGCTCATTTCTGTGGGAGCATCCGAGGCGATCGATCTTGCTCTCCGCGCTTTGCTCAACCCCGGCGACGAGGTCATTTATCACGAGCCCTGCTACGTTTCCTACAGCCCGAGCATCGCGCTGGCTTACGGCGTGCCGGTGGCGGTTTCGACCAAGCCCGAGGATAATTTCAGCCTCACCGCTGCATCGCTCGCGGAGAAAATCACCCCGCGCTCGAAGGTGCTGATGCTCAATTTCCCGACTAATCCGACTGGCGCGACCCAGACTCGCGAGGAACTCGTGAAAATCGCCGCCCTTTGTGAGCAGCACAATCTGGTCGTCATCACGGACGAGATTTACAGCGAACTCACCTTCGACGGCGCGCAGCATCACTCCATCGTCAGCCTGCCCGGGATGCGCGAACGGACGATTTTCATTCACGGCTGCTCGAAATCCTTCGCCATGACCGGCTTCCGCATCGGCTACGCCTGCGCCCCGGCGGCCTTGATCGAAGCCATGATGAAGGTCCACCAATACGCCATCATGTGCGCCAGCATTATCGCCCAGGAAGCGGCCATCGAGGCCCTGGAAAACGGCGCGGCATCGGTGAAAATGATGCGCGACCAATACGAGTTGCGCCGCAATTTCATCGTCAGCCGCTGCCACGACCTCGGACTTCCATGTCATTCTCCGAAGGGCAGCTTCTATATTTTCCCGCGCATCGACCATCTCGGGATCAGCAGCAAGGATTTCTCGCTCGGCCTCCTGCAAACGCAGAATGTCGCCGTCGTTCCCGGCCCGGCTTTCGGCCCCAGCGGCGAGGGTTTTGTGCGCTGCTGTTTTGCGACCAATCTCGATCAAATCAAGATCGCCATGGACCGCATGGAGACATTCATCGGCACGCTCCAGACCGGGGGTCAGGTAGCCGCCTGA
- a CDS encoding Lrp/AsnC family transcriptional regulator, whose protein sequence is MDSKLLSILSTDAHASKEDIARQLQTTVEVVSERIAALEADGIILGYQAILDEERANSKNVTAMIEVRITPERGGGFNRLAGRISQFDQVKSCYLMSGGYDLAVVVEGTDLREIAMFVTEKLATIEGVLSTATSFRLKTYKSNGILAHAEVANGRLSVAP, encoded by the coding sequence ATGGACTCCAAACTACTCTCCATCCTCTCCACCGACGCTCATGCCTCGAAAGAGGACATCGCGCGCCAACTCCAGACCACTGTGGAAGTCGTCTCAGAACGCATCGCCGCGCTCGAAGCGGACGGCATTATTCTGGGCTACCAGGCGATTCTCGACGAGGAGCGCGCCAACTCGAAGAATGTGACCGCGATGATCGAGGTCCGCATTACGCCCGAGCGCGGCGGCGGTTTCAATCGATTGGCGGGACGCATCTCGCAATTTGACCAGGTGAAAAGCTGCTATTTGATGAGCGGCGGCTACGATCTGGCCGTGGTGGTCGAGGGCACCGACTTGCGCGAGATCGCGATGTTCGTCACCGAGAAACTGGCTACCATCGAGGGCGTGCTGAGCACGGCCACAAGTTTCCGCCTCAAAACCTACAAGTCGAATGGCATTCTGGCCCACGCAGAGGTGGCCAATGGCCGACTCTCCGTTGCGCCCTAA
- a CDS encoding ATP-dependent 6-phosphofructokinase, translating into MSKKIGVLTSGGDCPGLNAVLRGVVRASEHLDWEVLGFIDGYEGILPPVRTMQLTRANTAGIMQLGGTMIGTTNKGNFIAKVGDGKKMAAPPEVVAKARKTIEDLKLDAVIAIGGDGSLTTALQLYEEGFPMIGVPKTIDNDLEATAMTFGFDSAVACVADALDRLHTTASSHKRVMVLEVMGRHAGWIALYGGLAGGADIILLPEIPFDYEKVAEVVRRREAEGYKSTMVVVAEGACPRDGSLVVAEQRAGEYRLGGIGEQVTHEIVARTGKETRTCVLGHLQRGGAPTCLDRILGTRFGVHAVKMIEEEKFGRMVSYQNYIVMDVPIADAVHRLRTVPPDHQMVETARSVDIAFGD; encoded by the coding sequence ATGAGCAAGAAAATCGGAGTTTTAACCAGCGGCGGGGATTGTCCCGGATTGAATGCAGTCTTGCGCGGTGTCGTCCGGGCCTCGGAGCATCTCGACTGGGAAGTGCTCGGGTTTATTGACGGATACGAGGGCATCCTGCCTCCCGTGAGAACGATGCAACTCACCCGTGCGAACACGGCGGGCATCATGCAGCTGGGCGGCACGATGATCGGCACGACGAACAAGGGAAACTTCATCGCCAAGGTCGGCGACGGGAAGAAGATGGCCGCGCCGCCCGAGGTAGTGGCGAAGGCGCGGAAGACGATTGAAGATTTGAAGCTGGACGCCGTGATCGCCATCGGCGGGGACGGTTCGCTGACGACCGCGCTGCAACTTTACGAGGAGGGTTTCCCGATGATCGGCGTGCCGAAGACGATCGACAACGACCTCGAGGCGACGGCGATGACGTTTGGATTTGATTCCGCTGTGGCCTGCGTGGCCGATGCTCTGGATCGTTTGCACACGACGGCCTCCAGCCACAAACGCGTGATGGTGCTCGAAGTAATGGGCCGCCATGCGGGTTGGATCGCGCTCTACGGCGGACTCGCCGGCGGGGCGGACATTATTTTGCTGCCAGAGATTCCGTTTGATTATGAGAAAGTGGCCGAGGTCGTCCGCCGCCGCGAGGCCGAGGGCTACAAGAGCACCATGGTCGTCGTTGCGGAAGGGGCGTGTCCACGGGACGGCTCGCTGGTCGTTGCCGAGCAACGCGCCGGGGAATATCGCTTGGGCGGCATTGGCGAGCAGGTGACTCATGAAATCGTGGCCCGCACGGGTAAGGAGACGCGCACCTGCGTGCTGGGTCACCTCCAGCGTGGCGGTGCGCCGACCTGCCTCGACCGCATCCTGGGGACGCGTTTCGGCGTTCACGCGGTGAAAATGATCGAGGAAGAGAAGTTTGGCCGGATGGTCAGCTACCAGAATTACATCGTGATGGATGTGCCGATCGCCGACGCCGTGCATCGGCTGCGCACCGTGCCACCCGATCATCAGATGGTCGAAACCGCCCGCTCCGTGGACATTGCCTTTGGCGATTAG
- a CDS encoding serine hydrolase: protein MLSRLCSIVLASLFLSALPTVSRAASNPYGVEAYTILDNETGHVLESSNGSKKRQVASLTKICTAMVVLDWCRATKHDVAELVPVPEEIARMEGSNPVGLTPGDFVSVRDLLYCALLQSDNAAAYTLAAHVGRSLKAEKPSDLGPVDTFVAQMNALSRSLGLERTLFLNPHGLEPARGVLPYSTSADMAVLARYAMQDKGFRFYVSQKERKISIMRALKPESYLLKNTNELLGQDGIDGVKTGKTTAAGECLIVSAVKDPETREEGGKTYVTPRRVTVVLLGAQDRFSAGVTLLNRGWALEEQWAAGGRKLK, encoded by the coding sequence ATGCTTTCCCGTCTCTGTTCCATCGTTCTGGCATCCCTTTTTCTCTCGGCTCTGCCCACTGTTTCCCGCGCGGCTTCCAATCCTTATGGCGTGGAGGCTTACACGATTCTCGACAATGAAACGGGGCACGTCCTGGAGTCCTCGAATGGCTCGAAGAAGCGTCAGGTGGCCAGTCTGACGAAGATTTGCACGGCGATGGTGGTGCTGGATTGGTGCCGGGCCACGAAGCACGATGTGGCGGAACTCGTGCCGGTGCCCGAGGAGATCGCCCGCATGGAGGGGTCGAATCCGGTGGGGTTGACGCCCGGGGATTTCGTCTCGGTGCGCGATCTGCTTTATTGCGCGTTGCTGCAATCCGACAATGCCGCCGCTTACACGCTGGCCGCGCATGTGGGGCGTTCGTTAAAGGCGGAGAAGCCGAGTGATCTGGGCCCGGTGGATACGTTTGTGGCGCAGATGAATGCCCTGTCGCGTTCGCTGGGTCTGGAGCGGACGTTGTTTCTGAATCCGCACGGGCTGGAGCCGGCTCGCGGGGTGCTCCCCTACTCGACTTCGGCTGACATGGCGGTGCTGGCCCGTTACGCGATGCAGGACAAGGGATTTCGGTTCTACGTTTCGCAAAAGGAGCGCAAAATCTCGATCATGCGCGCGCTCAAGCCGGAGAGTTATCTGCTGAAGAATACCAATGAACTCCTCGGCCAGGATGGCATCGACGGGGTGAAGACGGGCAAGACGACGGCGGCGGGCGAATGCCTAATCGTGTCGGCGGTGAAAGATCCGGAGACGCGCGAGGAGGGTGGCAAGACGTATGTGACTCCGCGCCGGGTGACGGTGGTGTTGTTGGGTGCGCAGGATCGTTTTTCCGCCGGGGTGACGCTGCTCAACCGGGGCTGGGCCTTGGAGGAGCAATGGGCTGCCGGCGGTCGCAAGCTGAAATAG
- a CDS encoding MFS transporter has protein sequence MNSYQPKTVLSERMLLILLAGVQFTHIMDFMIMMPLGPQLMRQLSISAAQFSGLISAYTITAGVIGLLAAPFMDRFDRRRVLVVSYIGFILGTYACATAHTVGGLLMARAVCGAFGGVSNATIMAIVGDIVPPQRRGTAMGIIMTSFSAAAALGVPFGLYLAQNYRWETPFMLLVGLSTVVEVLLLVFLPSVREHLVGGTPASLKNFFALLGNANAWRALIFMAALVFGHFSIIPFLSPHLVFNVGLPENDLIYVYLVGGLLTIVTSPIVGKMTDHYGRHEVFTVLIVVASCVIYLIANAHHQSVATILVLAGLFFVFASGRFVPGQATMTLAVESKQRGAFMSLSSCTRDLCSGFSAMIGGVIVTRSADGGLLHFNWLGWIAIAMSVVSVGLIRWVKVVDHTPHVADSVNEPEFIEVG, from the coding sequence GTGAATTCTTACCAACCCAAGACCGTTCTCTCCGAGCGGATGCTGCTCATTCTGCTGGCCGGGGTGCAGTTTACCCACATCATGGATTTCATGATCATGATGCCGCTCGGGCCGCAGCTCATGCGCCAGCTCTCGATCTCGGCGGCGCAATTTAGCGGGTTGATCTCGGCTTACACGATCACGGCGGGCGTGATCGGACTGCTGGCCGCGCCGTTCATGGATCGCTTTGACCGGCGGCGCGTGCTGGTGGTGAGTTACATCGGATTCATCCTCGGCACCTACGCCTGTGCGACGGCGCATACGGTCGGCGGTTTGCTCATGGCGCGTGCGGTTTGCGGGGCCTTTGGCGGTGTGTCGAACGCCACGATCATGGCCATCGTCGGCGACATCGTGCCGCCGCAACGACGCGGGACCGCCATGGGAATCATTATGACCTCGTTTTCGGCGGCGGCCGCGCTGGGAGTTCCATTTGGCTTGTACCTGGCGCAAAATTACCGGTGGGAAACCCCGTTCATGCTCCTCGTGGGCCTCTCCACGGTAGTCGAAGTCTTGCTCCTGGTTTTCCTGCCGAGTGTGCGCGAACACCTCGTGGGCGGAACCCCGGCTTCGCTGAAAAACTTCTTTGCGCTGCTCGGCAACGCCAACGCCTGGCGCGCGCTGATCTTCATGGCCGCGCTGGTTTTCGGCCACTTCTCGATCATCCCATTTCTCTCGCCGCACCTCGTTTTCAATGTCGGCCTGCCCGAGAACGATCTGATTTATGTCTATCTCGTCGGCGGTTTGCTGACGATTGTCACGTCGCCCATCGTGGGAAAAATGACGGATCACTATGGTCGCCACGAGGTTTTTACCGTGCTGATCGTCGTGGCCTCGTGCGTTATTTACCTCATCGCCAACGCGCATCATCAGTCGGTCGCGACGATTCTGGTGCTGGCGGGGTTGTTCTTTGTCTTCGCCAGCGGACGCTTCGTGCCGGGTCAGGCAACGATGACGCTGGCCGTGGAATCGAAGCAGCGCGGGGCGTTTATGAGTCTCAGCTCATGCACGCGGGACTTGTGCTCGGGATTTTCCGCGATGATCGGCGGAGTGATCGTGACGCGTTCGGCGGACGGGGGCCTGCTCCATTTCAATTGGCTGGGCTGGATCGCCATCGCGATGAGCGTCGTCAGCGTCGGGCTGATCCGCTGGGTGAAAGTGGTCGATCACACCCCGCACGTCGCCGATTCGGTGAACGAGCCGGAGTTTATCGAAGTCGGCTGA
- the araD gene encoding L-ribulose-5-phosphate 4-epimerase AraD: MDHADLREECLEANLLLPTTGLVDLTFGNVSVADRQAGLFAIKPSGVDYKKLTAHDIVVLDFEGTTVSGTLRPSSDTPTHLRLIQAFDGIRSVVHTHSRTAVAFAQAGRPIPCFGTTHADYFHGPVPVTRIMTPEEVSRAYELETANVIIERFAGLDPLAIRAVLVQGHGPFAWSTSGLHAVEVAQALEIVAEMALKTLSIFPQANGLPQHVLDKHYLRKHGPTAYYGQKSGAH, from the coding sequence ATGGACCACGCCGATCTCCGCGAGGAATGCCTCGAAGCCAATCTGCTTTTGCCCACCACGGGCCTGGTCGATCTCACCTTTGGAAACGTCAGCGTCGCCGACCGTCAGGCGGGTTTGTTTGCGATCAAACCCAGCGGGGTGGATTACAAAAAACTCACTGCGCACGACATCGTGGTCCTCGATTTTGAAGGCACCACCGTCTCGGGAACGCTGCGTCCGTCGTCCGACACGCCGACACATTTGCGGCTGATCCAGGCGTTTGACGGCATTCGCTCGGTCGTCCACACGCACTCGCGCACAGCGGTCGCCTTCGCGCAGGCGGGACGGCCCATTCCCTGTTTTGGAACAACTCACGCGGACTATTTTCACGGCCCGGTGCCGGTCACCCGCATCATGACGCCCGAGGAAGTGAGCCGCGCTTACGAGTTGGAAACGGCGAACGTCATCATCGAGCGTTTTGCCGGGCTCGATCCGCTCGCCATTCGCGCCGTGCTCGTCCAGGGCCACGGTCCTTTCGCCTGGAGCACGAGTGGGCTGCACGCGGTCGAAGTCGCCCAAGCCCTCGAAATCGTCGCCGAGATGGCGCTGAAAACACTCTCCATTTTTCCACAGGCCAACGGTTTGCCGCAGCACGTGCTCGACAAACATTACCTGCGCAAACACGGCCCGACCGCCTACTACGGCCAGAAATCAGGCGCGCACTAG
- the araA gene encoding L-arabinose isomerase, whose protein sequence is MSAPEIWFVTGSQHLYGEAVLAQVAENSQSIVEKLILSKKLPLNLVFKPVLKTPEEIRQLCLDANSTANCAGLVLWMHTFSPSKMWIGGLTKLDKPFLHLHTQFNRDLPWGTIDMDFMNLNQSAHGDREAGFIHTRLRLQRKVVVGHWSDREVQDRIAAWMRATRAWHDWQGAKFARFGDNMRYVAVTEGDKVAAEANFGFSVNGYGIGDLAASINAIPGADVTDLCAQYSKFYTLSAALKKGGARHDSLRDAAKIELGLRAFLTAGNFKGFTTTFEDLHGLTQLPGLAVQRLMADGYGFGAEGDWKTAALLRAMKVMGEDLPGGTSFMEDYTYHLDPKNHLVLGSHMLEVCPTIAATKPTLEIHPLGIGGKEDPVRMVFDAPAGPALNASLVDLGNRFRLIVNEVTAIKPPKPLPKLPVARAVWKCLPDFKTACAAWIYAGGAHHTGYSYAVTSEHLEDFAKIAGIEFVPIDADTTIRSFQQDLRNNEVYHQLKTAPSRF, encoded by the coding sequence ATGTCCGCTCCAGAAATTTGGTTCGTCACCGGCAGTCAGCACCTCTACGGCGAGGCCGTTCTCGCGCAAGTCGCCGAGAACTCGCAGTCTATCGTCGAGAAACTGATCCTCAGCAAAAAGCTCCCGCTCAACCTCGTTTTCAAGCCCGTCCTGAAGACGCCCGAGGAAATCCGGCAGCTCTGTCTCGACGCCAACAGCACGGCGAATTGCGCGGGTCTCGTTCTCTGGATGCACACCTTTTCGCCCTCGAAAATGTGGATCGGCGGACTCACCAAACTCGACAAGCCGTTCCTGCATTTGCATACGCAGTTCAATCGCGATCTGCCTTGGGGCACAATCGACATGGATTTCATGAACCTCAACCAGTCGGCGCACGGTGACCGCGAGGCGGGGTTCATTCACACGCGACTCCGGTTGCAGCGCAAAGTCGTCGTCGGCCATTGGTCGGACCGCGAGGTGCAGGATCGCATCGCTGCCTGGATGCGCGCCACCCGCGCCTGGCACGACTGGCAGGGCGCAAAATTTGCCCGTTTCGGCGACAACATGCGCTACGTCGCCGTCACGGAAGGCGATAAAGTCGCGGCTGAGGCCAACTTCGGTTTCTCCGTCAACGGCTACGGTATCGGCGATCTCGCGGCCAGCATCAACGCCATTCCCGGAGCGGACGTCACCGATCTTTGCGCGCAATATTCCAAGTTTTACACGCTCTCGGCGGCCTTGAAAAAGGGCGGAGCCAGACACGACTCACTGCGCGACGCGGCCAAGATCGAACTCGGACTCCGCGCCTTTTTGACCGCGGGAAATTTCAAGGGCTTTACCACCACCTTCGAGGATTTGCACGGGCTCACCCAGCTTCCCGGGCTCGCCGTGCAACGCCTCATGGCCGACGGCTACGGCTTTGGCGCCGAGGGCGACTGGAAGACCGCCGCGCTGCTCCGCGCCATGAAAGTCATGGGCGAGGATCTGCCCGGCGGCACGTCGTTCATGGAGGATTACACCTATCATCTCGATCCGAAAAACCATCTCGTCCTCGGCTCGCACATGCTCGAAGTCTGCCCGACCATCGCCGCCACCAAGCCGACTCTGGAGATTCATCCGCTCGGCATCGGTGGAAAAGAAGACCCCGTCCGCATGGTTTTCGACGCTCCGGCGGGTCCAGCGCTCAACGCCAGCCTGGTCGATCTCGGCAACCGTTTCCGGCTCATCGTCAACGAAGTCACCGCGATCAAGCCACCCAAGCCGCTCCCGAAACTGCCCGTCGCCCGCGCCGTCTGGAAATGCCTGCCCGATTTCAAAACTGCCTGCGCCGCTTGGATTTATGCTGGCGGAGCGCATCACACCGGCTACAGCTACGCCGTTACGAGCGAGCATTTGGAAGATTTCGCGAAGATCGCTGGAATCGAGTTTGTGCCGATTGACGCCGACACCACGATCCGCAGCTTCCAGCAGGACTTGCGGAACAATGAGGTTTACCACCAACTGAAGACCGCCCCGAGCCGGTTCTAA